The Sander lucioperca isolate FBNREF2018 chromosome 15, SLUC_FBN_1.2, whole genome shotgun sequence genome window below encodes:
- the LOC116051173 gene encoding guanine nucleotide-binding protein G(I)/G(S)/G(O) subunit gamma-4, with amino-acid sequence MKDGIANNSTASISHARKAVEQLKMEACMDRIKVSKAAADLMAYCDAHIREDPLIVPVPASENPFREKKFFCTIL; translated from the exons ATGAAGGACGGTATCGCCAACAACAGCACGGCCAGCATCTCCCATGCCAGGAAAGCTGTGGAGCAGCTGAAGATGGAGGCCTGCATGGATAGGATAAAG GTCTCCAAAGCGGCTGCAGACCTGATGGCGTACTGCGACGCCCACATACGCGAGGACCCCCTCATCGTGCCCGTCCCCGCCTCCGAGAACCCTTTCCGGGAGAAGAAGTTCTTCTGCACCATCCTCTGA